A window of the Citrus sinensis cultivar Valencia sweet orange chromosome 9, DVS_A1.0, whole genome shotgun sequence genome harbors these coding sequences:
- the LOC102620056 gene encoding aspartic proteinase NANA, chloroplast gives MMLKGRRPIFLVLVILFSNIIHFSSMVMVVAVRMELIHRHSPKLNNMPMMSEVERMKELLHNDIIRQNKRRGRRLRQTNNNNNNGASGSAIEMPLQAGRDYGTGMYFVEIKVGTPSQKLRLIVDTGSEFSWISCRYHCGPSCTKKGTIAGSRRRVFKADLSSSFKTIPCSSDMCKSEFARLFSLTFCPTPTSPCAYDYRYADGSAAKGIFGKERVTIGLENGGKTRIEEVVMGCSDTIQGQIFAEADGVLGLSYDKYSFAQKVTNGSTFARGKFAYCLVDHLSHKNVSNYLIFGEESKRMRMRMRYTLLGLIGPDYGVSVKGISIGGVMLNIPSQVWDFNRGGGTAFDSGTTLTFLAEPAYKPVVAALEMSLSRYQRLKRDAPFEYCFNSTGFDESSVPKLVFHFADGARFEPHTKSYIIRVAHGIRCLGFVSATWPGASAIGNIMQQNYFWEFDLLKDRLGFAPSTCAT, from the exons ATGATGTTAAAGGGGAGGAGGCCTATATTCCTGGTCTTggtgattttattttccaatataattcatttttcaagcaTGGTGATGGTTGTGGCAGTAAGGATGGAGTTGATTCACCGGCATTCACCTAAGCTCAATAATATGCCTATGATGAGTGAAGTTGAGCGGATGAAAGAGCTTCTCCACAATGATATTATTCGTCAAAACAAACGCCGGGGGCGGCGACTAAgacaaactaataataataataataatggtgcGAGTGGTAGTGCGATTGAAATGCCATTGCAGGCGGGCAGAGATTACGGAACAGGGATGTACTTCGTGGAGATTAAAGTTGGAACTCCATCACAAAAGCTTAGGTTGATTGTGGATACGGGAAGTGAGTTCAGTTGGATTAGTTGCAGATACCATTGTGGTCCTAGTTGTACCAAGAAAGGGACAATAGCCGGCAGTCGAAGACGGGTGTTTAAGGCTGATCTTTCCTCTTCATTCAAAACAATCCCTTGTTCTTCTGATATGTGCAAGTCTGAGTTCGCAAGACTCTTCTCTCTCACTTTTTGCCCCACTCCCACGAGCCCCTGTGCCTATGATTACAG GTACGCAGACGGGTCAGCTGCAAAAGGCATATTCGGGAAAGAGAGAGTAACTATAGGCCTTGAAAATGGTGGGAAGACAAGAATAGAAGAAGTGGTGATGGGGTGCAGTGACACAATCCAGGGCCAGATCTTTGCAGAAGCTGATGGAGTACTGGGATTATCCTATGACAAGTACTCTTTTGCTCAAAAAGTCACTAACGGTAGTACTTTCGCAAGAGGCAAGTTCGCTTATTGTCTTGTTGATCACTTAAGCCACAAGAATGTCTCAAATTATCTCATATTCGGTGAAGAATCAAAGCGAATGCGAATGCGAATGCGATACACCTTGCTTGGTTTGATCGGCCCAGATTATGGAGTAAGTGTAAAAGGCATCTCCATTGGCGGCGTAATGTTAAATATCCCAAGTCAAGTTTGGGATTTCAACAGAGGAGGTGGCACTGCTTTTGATTCAGGCACAACTCTCACCTTTCTAGCGGAGCCGGCATACAAGCCTGTCGTGGCTGCACTGGAAATGTCCTTGTCTAGATATCAAAGATTGAAGAGAGATGCACCGTTTGAGTACTGCTTCAATTCCACGGGATTTGATGAATCCTCTGTGCCCAAGTTGGTTTTCCATTTCGCTGATGGGGCTAGATTTGAGCCACACACAAAGAGTTACATCATTCGTGTTGCTCATGGAATTAGGTGTCTTGGATTTGTCTCGGCCACTTGGCCTGGTGCCTCTGCTATCGGCAACATTATGCAACAGAATTATTTCTGGGAATTCGACCTTCTCAAGGATAGATTGGGGTTTGCTCCCTCCACTTGTGCCACCTGA